DNA from Variovorax sp. V213:
CAACCCCTGCACGAATACCTGCGTGCGCATGCGCGAGAGCGCGGCGACCGCGCCGCCTGCATCTGGTACGGGCAAGCGATGACATGGGCGCAGCTCGACCGCGCCAGCGATGCGTTCGCAGCCAGGCTGCAGGCTATCGGCGTGAAGAAGGGCGAGCCGGTGGTGCTGTTCCTCAACAACTGTCCGCAGTATCTGGTCGCGCATTTCGGCATCCAGAAGATCGGCGCCATCGTCTGCCCGAGCAGTCCGCTCAACAAGGAGCATGAGCTGGGCTACCAGGTCAAAGACCTCGGGGCGCGCGCGATCGTTGCCGCCGCACCGCTGCTGCCGGTGGTGCGCAAGGTGCAGCCGGAGAGCGCACTCGCGCACGTGTTCGTGGTGCACTACGCCGACCTGCTGCCCGAGCAGCCCACGCTCGATTTGCCAGCCGAACTGCTGGCCGAGCGCGATGCCACGCGCAGCGTGCCCGCGGACTGCGAAGATTTCCTGGCCGTGATGCGAAGCGGCGCCGTGCCGCAGCCCGTGGCCATCGATCTCGACGACGTGGCGCTCATGACCTACACCTCGGGCACCACGGGGCTCCCGAAGGGCGCCATGCTGAGCTATGGCAACGCACTCTTCAAGACGCGCGCGGCGTCCGACTGCAACGGCGTGGCAAGCAGCGACGTGCTGCTGTCGATTCCACCGCTCTATCACATCGCCGGCATGCTGATGGGCGTGAACGTGCCGGTGCTCAGCGGCGCGGCGTCGGTGCTGCTGCAACGCTTCGATCCGCGCGCCGTGCTGCAGGCCATTGCGCAGTACAAGGTGAACTGGTGGTACAGCATCGCGCCGATGAACGTGGCCTGCATGCAGGTGCCGGACATCGCGAGCTTCGATCTCTCCAGCCTCCGGCGCAATCCGGTCACGAGCTTCGGCATTACCTTTACCGAATCGCTGGCCGCGCAGTGGCGCTCGCATGCGCCCAACTGCGTATCGTTCGAAGCCGCCTACGGGCTCAGCGAAACCCACACCTGCGACACCTACACGCCGTACCATGCGCCGCGCTGGGGCACGCAGGGCATTGCGGTGCCGGGCGTGACCATCCGCATCGTCGACACCGAGACGCAGGCCGATGTGCCCACCGGCGAGGTCGGCGAGATCGTGCTGTCCAGCCCGGGCTGCTTCAAGGGCTACTGGAACAAGCCCGAAGCGACGGCGGCCACGCTGCGCAATGGCTGGGTGCATACCGGCGACATGGGCAAGCTCGATGTGGACGGCTACCTCACTTTCATCGGCCGCTTCAAGGAGATGATCAAGGTTTCGGGCTACAGCGTGTTCCCGGAACAGGTCGAGACCATCCTCATCAAGCATCCCGCCGTGGCGCAGGCGGCAGTGATCGCGCAGCCCGACGCCGAGAAGGGCGAGGTGGTCAAGGCCTTCATCGTGCGCAAGCCCGGCGCCGCGCTCGAGGCCGAGGCGCTCATTGCCTGGTCGCGCGACAACATGGCGAGCTACAAGGCGCCGCGCGCCGTGAGCTTCATCGATGCGTTGCCGACCACCGGCGCCGGCAAGGTGCTGCGCCGGCTGCTGAAAGACAAGACCTGAAAGGCGCTCTCTTGTTCTCCAAGATCCTGATTGCCAACCGCGGCGAGATTGCCGTGCGGCTGGTGCGCGCGCTGCGCGACCTGGGCATTGCCAGCGTGGCGGTGCACGCGCGCGACGACGCCTCCGCGCTGCATCTGCAGCTGGCCGATGCCGTGGTGGCGCTCGATGCAGCAGGTCCGTCGGCCTATCTCGATATTGCGGCCCTGATCGAAGTTGCGCGCGCGCAGGGCTGCGACGCGGTGCATCCCGGCTACGGCTTCCTGAGCGAGCGTGCCGACTTCGCAAAGGCGTGCGCCGAGGCCGGGCTGGTCTTCATCGGCCCGACCCCCGATCAGTTGGCGCTGTTCGGCGACAAGGCACGCGCGCGCGCACTCGCCACGCAATGCGACGTACCGGTGATGCCGGGCAGCGCCGGCGCGGCGACGCTTGCGCAGGCGCAGGCTTTTTTTGCCGAGCAGCATGCGCAGGGTGCGGGCGTGATGATCAAGGCGATTGGCGGCGGCGGCGGGCGCGGCATGCGCGCGGTGCTTCATGCGGACGAGTTGCCTGAAGCGCATGCGCGCTGCATGTCGGAAGCCAAGGCGGCCTTCGGTGTCGAAGGCGTGTACGTCGAGCGCCTGATGCGCAATGCCCGCCATATCGAGGTGCAGGTGCTGGGTGATGGGCAGGCCGTGGCCAGCCTCGGCGAGCGCGAGTGCACCTTGCAACGGCGCTTCCAGAAACTGGTGGAAATTGCGCCCAGCCCTTCGCTGCCCGATGCGCTGCGCGCGCAGGTCACGCAGGCTGCGCTGCGCATGGCCAGAGCCGTGGGCTATCGCAGCCTGGGCACTTTCGAATTCCTGGTCGATGCCGAGTCGCCCACGCTTCCCTTCGTCTTCATCGAGGCCAACCCGCGGCTGCAGGTCGAACACACGGTGACCGAAGCCGTGACCGGCCTCGACCTGGTGCAGCTGCAGATCGCGGTGGCCGCCGGCCAGCCGCTGAGTGCACTCGGGGTGGACGCGGACCGGACGGCACCGCAACGCGGCTTCGCGGTGCAATGGCGCATCAATGCGGAGACGCTCGACGCAGAGGGCAATGCGCGGCCTTCGGGTGGCGCGTTGGCGCGTTTCGATCTGCCGGCGGGGCTGGGCGTGCGCGTCGACACGCACGGCCAGGCGGGGCTTGCGCCTTCGCCGCACTACGACACCTTGCTCGCCAAGCTGATCGTGCATTCGCCATCGCCGCAGTTCGCCGATGCACTGCGCCGCTCGCTGCGTGCGCTGGACGAATGCCACATCGACGGCATTGCCACCAATCTTGCGTTGCTCCGTGCCATCGCGGCGCGGACCGAGTTCGCGAGCCAGGCGGTGCACACGCGGTTCGTGGAGGCGCATTTGGGCGACCTGCTGGCCTCGGCGGCCGCATTGGAAAAGAAGCGGCC
Protein-coding regions in this window:
- a CDS encoding AMP-binding protein, whose translation is METLPDRPQQPLHEYLRAHARERGDRAACIWYGQAMTWAQLDRASDAFAARLQAIGVKKGEPVVLFLNNCPQYLVAHFGIQKIGAIVCPSSPLNKEHELGYQVKDLGARAIVAAAPLLPVVRKVQPESALAHVFVVHYADLLPEQPTLDLPAELLAERDATRSVPADCEDFLAVMRSGAVPQPVAIDLDDVALMTYTSGTTGLPKGAMLSYGNALFKTRAASDCNGVASSDVLLSIPPLYHIAGMLMGVNVPVLSGAASVLLQRFDPRAVLQAIAQYKVNWWYSIAPMNVACMQVPDIASFDLSSLRRNPVTSFGITFTESLAAQWRSHAPNCVSFEAAYGLSETHTCDTYTPYHAPRWGTQGIAVPGVTIRIVDTETQADVPTGEVGEIVLSSPGCFKGYWNKPEATAATLRNGWVHTGDMGKLDVDGYLTFIGRFKEMIKVSGYSVFPEQVETILIKHPAVAQAAVIAQPDAEKGEVVKAFIVRKPGAALEAEALIAWSRDNMASYKAPRAVSFIDALPTTGAGKVLRRLLKDKT